A region of Legionella donaldsonii DNA encodes the following proteins:
- a CDS encoding helix-turn-helix domain-containing protein gives MQNIAQHIALTLRNLRQLHGWSLDKTAQETGVSKAMLGQIERQESSPTVATLWKIANGFHTSFSSFLEESPIANQGLIYRAANRESLGHHDEKIRITPLFPFDEEVNFEFFVIELLPGCEHLSTPHEAGVIEHVVVVSGNMEILLNGIWQPLEQGEALRFMANQSHGYRNQNEDSVFFHNIIHYPATKVNSS, from the coding sequence TTGCAAAATATAGCTCAACATATTGCCCTGACCTTAAGAAACTTACGCCAACTGCATGGTTGGAGTCTCGACAAAACGGCTCAGGAAACAGGGGTCAGTAAAGCCATGCTTGGTCAAATTGAACGCCAAGAATCCAGCCCTACCGTGGCTACCTTATGGAAAATCGCCAATGGGTTCCATACCTCTTTTTCTTCTTTTTTAGAAGAATCCCCCATTGCTAACCAAGGTCTTATTTACCGTGCAGCCAATAGGGAGAGCCTCGGCCATCATGATGAAAAAATTCGTATTACCCCGCTTTTTCCTTTTGATGAAGAGGTAAATTTTGAATTCTTTGTCATTGAGCTTTTACCTGGCTGCGAACATTTATCAACCCCACATGAAGCTGGTGTCATTGAACATGTTGTAGTCGTTAGTGGCAACATGGAAATCTTGCTAAACGGGATCTGGCAACCCTTAGAGCAGGGTGAAGCGCTACGGTTTATGGCCAATCAATCTCACGGGTACCGTAACCAGAATGAAGACAGTGTTTTTTTCCATAACATCATTCATTACCCGGCTACAAAGGTAAACTCATCGTGA
- a CDS encoding benzoate/H(+) symporter BenE family transporter, translating into MSKKISLSNITAAFIAVLVGFSSSAALIFQAATTAGATSAEISSWVLALGVGTGISCIGLSLYYRMPILTAWSTPGAALLTTGLSGVSMPEAIGAFIFSALLIIVAGVTGWFERVLMRLPRALTAAMLAGILLRFGLNVFITMQEQFLLICTMFISYLFAKRYFSRYTIPIVLLVGILDAAGQGLLQWQNVHVAVSSPIFTMPVFSWSVVLSIGIPLFLVNMTSQNIPGVAALHHAGYHPPISPLISWTGITNFLLAPFGGYAFNLAAFTAAICMSEEAGKEPTQRYRAAVCAGFFYFICGIFGATVVALLSAFPRELVLAIAGLALFGTIANSLKAALEEEKQRESALITFLVSASGISLWGIGAAFWGLIAGVLSLVLLTHYKVSSSQEVTDLRTLRE; encoded by the coding sequence ATGAGTAAAAAAATCTCTCTTTCCAATATCACTGCCGCTTTTATAGCAGTACTGGTCGGATTTAGCAGTTCTGCTGCGCTTATTTTTCAGGCAGCGACAACAGCAGGAGCAACTTCGGCGGAGATTAGTTCTTGGGTTTTAGCTCTTGGGGTTGGAACAGGAATTAGTTGTATAGGGCTCTCTCTCTATTACCGCATGCCTATTTTAACTGCTTGGTCAACCCCCGGCGCTGCCTTGTTAACGACTGGGTTATCGGGTGTTTCCATGCCTGAAGCCATTGGTGCATTCATCTTTTCAGCCTTGCTCATTATTGTTGCTGGTGTAACGGGTTGGTTTGAACGAGTATTGATGCGTTTGCCGCGCGCATTAACAGCGGCAATGTTGGCAGGCATTTTGTTACGCTTTGGTTTGAATGTTTTTATTACTATGCAAGAGCAATTCTTGCTGATTTGCACGATGTTCATTAGCTACCTATTTGCTAAACGCTATTTTTCCCGCTACACCATTCCCATCGTTTTGCTGGTAGGGATATTAGATGCTGCAGGTCAAGGTCTATTGCAGTGGCAAAATGTGCATGTTGCCGTTTCTTCGCCAATATTTACGATGCCAGTTTTTTCATGGTCGGTAGTACTTAGTATTGGTATTCCACTCTTTCTGGTTAATATGACTTCACAAAATATTCCAGGTGTTGCCGCACTTCATCATGCTGGTTACCATCCACCGATTTCTCCTTTAATTAGCTGGACAGGTATTACGAACTTCCTTTTAGCTCCTTTTGGTGGGTATGCTTTTAATTTGGCTGCTTTTACGGCTGCAATATGCATGAGTGAAGAGGCAGGTAAAGAGCCGACTCAACGCTACCGTGCAGCGGTTTGCGCAGGATTTTTCTATTTTATCTGTGGAATTTTTGGGGCTACAGTAGTTGCCTTATTATCTGCTTTTCCCCGTGAATTAGTTTTAGCGATAGCAGGATTAGCTTTATTCGGTACCATTGCAAATAGTTTGAAAGCTGCATTAGAAGAGGAAAAACAACGTGAATCTGCTTTAATTACCTTTCTTGTTTCTGCTTCGGGAATATCTCTTTGGGGAATTGGGGCCGCTTTTTGGGGGTTAATAGCAGGTGTACTATCCTTAGTATTATTAACTCATTATAAAGTTTCCTCTTCACAAGAAGTAACTGATTTGAGGACTTTACGTGAATAA
- a CDS encoding tubulin-tyrosine ligase translates to MITLTDNDRQYCFFLTQTQSPTQYNLGRYLQEQGWSASHFEEQADFGEGNLHFNLQAAEQLEFKHRLAELVHQFCSAVMPLTYCINDQTWPAVLQDIADKYYRHGWQYLDQIDNLVWILKPALLNNGKEIKIFQKLSELERHFLSTRRLGGEQVLQRYLTEPHLLRDRHKYSIRMFVVLTNYAGVYLYPQGYFNVALHPFEPQNFLDLRPHLTNEHLSDEEANVVQIPAQRFATFTAFYPLIKSILSEVMRGLQQLYPQAFVCNQRRELAIFGFDFMVDKDQRLWLLEANHGPCFPIDDEHPLQKYLYYDFWQAFIASFVMPIATECTIEQIQYQQFEPI, encoded by the coding sequence ATGATTACCTTAACTGACAATGACCGCCAATATTGCTTTTTTCTCACTCAGACTCAATCCCCGACTCAATATAACTTAGGTCGTTATTTGCAGGAACAAGGTTGGTCTGCGAGCCATTTTGAAGAGCAGGCTGATTTTGGGGAAGGAAATTTACACTTTAATCTGCAGGCAGCTGAACAACTTGAATTTAAACATCGTTTGGCCGAGTTAGTGCATCAATTTTGTTCCGCGGTGATGCCCCTGACTTATTGTATTAATGATCAAACCTGGCCGGCGGTATTGCAAGACATAGCTGATAAATACTATCGCCACGGTTGGCAATACTTGGATCAAATTGATAATTTGGTGTGGATCTTAAAGCCGGCATTATTGAACAATGGCAAAGAAATAAAAATTTTTCAGAAATTAAGCGAATTAGAGCGGCATTTTCTTTCTACCAGGCGCCTGGGTGGCGAACAGGTCTTACAGCGTTATCTAACAGAGCCCCATTTGTTGCGTGATAGACATAAGTACAGTATCCGTATGTTTGTAGTGCTTACTAATTACGCAGGAGTTTATCTTTATCCGCAAGGCTATTTTAATGTTGCCTTACATCCGTTTGAACCACAAAATTTTCTTGATCTTCGCCCGCATTTGACGAATGAACATTTAAGTGATGAAGAGGCAAATGTAGTTCAGATTCCAGCGCAGCGGTTTGCGACTTTTACTGCATTTTACCCGTTAATAAAATCAATTTTGTCTGAGGTGATGAGGGGGCTGCAACAGCTCTACCCACAAGCCTTTGTCTGTAATCAACGGCGTGAATTGGCTATCTTTGGTTTTGATTTTATGGTTGATAAAGATCAGCGATTGTGGCTCCTGGAAGCCAATCATGGGCCGTGCTTTCCTATCGATGATGAGCACCCCTTACAAAAATATTTGTATTATGATTTCTGGCAGGCTTTTATTGCTAGCTTCGTTATGCCTATAGCGACAGAATGTACGATTGAACAAATTCAATACCAACAATTTGAACCTATCTGA
- a CDS encoding ABC transporter substrate-binding protein gives MQTLHSRTTLLLNWRANPYHTPIFVAQAKGYYRQEGIHLAIMEPNDPSDVTEIVGLGKVDFGVKAMIHTVAARAKGYNLSSIGTLLDEPPTGLIALKSSGIQTFHDIVGKRVGYIGEFGKKIIDDLAKLAGIAASSYETVRIGMNLTDAICRNKIDVGIGFINFQRVELDYLCGETIFLRLDQLAGLGCCCFCSIQLIVPDTTRQQPELIKGFLRATQRGAAYTTEYPDEAFELLCEQQPQLRQEMYQRVFIRTLPFFSRTLLNVSRDWKKVRDYSEHLQIIDKAFDIRHCYSNEFLPANPYSELDPIACCIESIDTIEG, from the coding sequence ATGCAGACACTTCATTCAAGAACGACCCTTCTTCTAAATTGGCGCGCTAATCCTTACCATACGCCGATTTTTGTTGCTCAGGCAAAGGGATATTATCGTCAGGAGGGCATCCACCTGGCTATTATGGAGCCTAATGATCCCAGTGATGTCACGGAGATTGTTGGTTTGGGCAAGGTGGATTTTGGAGTTAAAGCAATGATCCACACCGTAGCGGCGCGAGCCAAGGGCTATAATCTAAGTTCCATTGGCACGTTGCTTGATGAACCACCTACGGGCCTTATTGCCTTAAAATCAAGTGGTATTCAGACCTTTCATGACATTGTAGGCAAGCGAGTTGGTTATATTGGTGAGTTTGGCAAAAAAATTATTGATGATTTAGCAAAACTTGCAGGGATTGCCGCTTCAAGTTATGAGACAGTCCGTATTGGTATGAATCTTACAGACGCTATTTGCCGTAATAAAATCGATGTGGGAATTGGTTTTATTAATTTTCAACGGGTTGAATTGGACTATTTATGCGGGGAAACCATTTTTTTACGTCTCGATCAATTAGCCGGGCTTGGTTGCTGTTGCTTTTGCTCCATTCAATTGATTGTGCCTGACACGACGCGACAGCAGCCGGAGTTGATTAAAGGTTTTTTAAGAGCGACTCAACGGGGTGCAGCCTACACAACTGAATATCCCGATGAAGCCTTTGAATTGCTATGCGAGCAGCAACCCCAACTGCGGCAAGAGATGTATCAGAGAGTATTCATCCGCACTTTACCCTTTTTTTCCCGAACCTTGCTCAATGTTTCCCGTGATTGGAAGAAAGTCAGAGATTATAGTGAGCATTTGCAAATTATTGATAAGGCGTTTGACATTCGTCATTGTTATAGTAATGAATTTTTACCAGCAAATCCTTATTCTGAACTTGATCCAATTGCTTGCTGTATCGAATCAATTGATACGATTGAAGGCTAG
- a CDS encoding CapA family protein, which yields MQMRYALLNLLLISSLHATKVHIIAVGDVLLHPPLQHKGLADGFSTLWEPVIPALKEADLTYGNLEGPAAEMVDQHGKTTTSISKAYTAYPMFNYPPALIGALKASGFDIVSTANNHTLDRFAIGINKTIVALHESELAFTGTRRQNSEDAWYTETKTNDLSIAWLACTQDTNGIADKHRQVLLCQRDKELVLQLVAELAKTHDAVIVTPHWGIEYQSRPNKIQQRFAQELAEAGALAILGSHPHCVQPFAWLNARGKRVFVAYSLGNFISNQGSLKNRASGLLSLYLEKRDEATVINKVSYQPTYMENRGGQLQLKKVNSQKHPAYQLLKTVVGENYLTINH from the coding sequence ATGCAGATGCGCTATGCTTTGCTTAACCTGTTGCTAATTTCTTCTTTACATGCAACCAAGGTCCATATTATTGCCGTAGGGGATGTGCTTTTACACCCTCCTTTACAACACAAAGGTCTTGCTGATGGATTTAGTACGCTTTGGGAGCCGGTAATACCTGCCTTGAAAGAAGCTGATCTGACTTATGGGAATTTAGAAGGACCTGCGGCGGAAATGGTTGACCAGCACGGCAAAACAACAACCAGTATCAGCAAAGCTTATACCGCCTATCCTATGTTTAATTACCCCCCAGCATTGATTGGTGCCTTAAAAGCCTCTGGCTTTGATATTGTTTCCACAGCCAATAACCATACTCTGGATCGCTTCGCTATCGGCATTAACAAAACCATTGTGGCCCTCCATGAGAGCGAACTGGCTTTTACAGGCACTCGCAGGCAGAACAGCGAAGATGCCTGGTATACAGAAACCAAAACAAACGATCTTTCAATAGCCTGGTTAGCTTGTACCCAAGACACCAATGGTATTGCTGATAAACATCGTCAAGTCTTGCTATGTCAGCGCGATAAAGAACTGGTGTTACAACTGGTAGCAGAACTTGCTAAAACACATGATGCCGTTATTGTGACTCCCCACTGGGGTATCGAATATCAAAGCCGTCCCAATAAAATCCAGCAACGATTTGCCCAAGAATTAGCAGAAGCTGGTGCTCTGGCTATTTTAGGCTCCCATCCCCATTGCGTACAACCCTTTGCCTGGTTAAATGCCAGGGGGAAACGGGTCTTTGTTGCTTATTCATTAGGTAATTTTATTTCTAATCAAGGCAGCTTGAAAAACCGCGCTAGCGGTTTGCTATCACTCTATTTGGAAAAACGCGATGAAGCTACCGTGATTAACAAGGTAAGCTATCAACCTACTTATATGGAAAATCGCGGTGGACAATTGCAGTTAAAAAAAGTTAACTCGCAAAAACATCCTGCCTACCAATTGTTAAAAACGGTTGTAGGTGAAAATTATTTAACCATTAATCATTAA
- the hslO gene encoding Hsp33 family molecular chaperone HslO, translated as MKETDSLQRFLFEHASIRGEIAHAKESYQTIMAQRPYPAMVKHLLGEALISCLLLAGSIKFEGELSLQFQGDKRLPLLLVQCDNQLQLRAFAKYEENLEISDYAEAFLNGQMVLTINQYKQTQTYQSVVPIQATSMSENLMHYFAQSEQVASRVWLAIGDDMAAGMLLQLMPGQDTVQREQFWEYAVQLGQTVSDKELLTLDNQTLLYRLYHETELRLFDNRPVYFKCRCSEEKMKQVLTILGEEETKQLLAEQGKIEVSCDFCNKHYSFDAIDITLLFRK; from the coding sequence ATGAAAGAAACTGACTCTCTTCAACGCTTTTTATTTGAACATGCCAGTATTCGCGGTGAAATAGCCCACGCCAAAGAAAGTTATCAAACCATCATGGCTCAGCGCCCCTATCCAGCTATGGTAAAACACTTACTCGGCGAAGCCTTGATCTCTTGCCTGCTTTTGGCAGGCAGTATCAAATTCGAAGGGGAATTAAGTTTACAATTCCAAGGTGACAAGCGTTTACCGCTATTGTTAGTACAGTGTGATAATCAATTACAGCTGCGTGCTTTTGCCAAGTATGAAGAAAATCTTGAGATAAGTGATTATGCTGAGGCCTTTTTAAATGGACAGATGGTATTAACCATTAATCAATACAAGCAAACTCAAACTTATCAAAGTGTTGTCCCTATTCAGGCTACCTCAATGAGCGAAAATTTAATGCATTATTTTGCGCAATCAGAACAGGTTGCCAGTCGAGTCTGGTTGGCTATTGGTGATGACATGGCGGCCGGTATGTTGCTGCAATTAATGCCAGGACAAGATACTGTCCAACGTGAACAATTTTGGGAGTATGCCGTCCAATTGGGTCAAACCGTGAGCGATAAAGAGCTCTTAACACTCGATAATCAAACCCTGTTATATCGTCTTTATCATGAAACCGAATTACGCCTTTTTGACAACCGTCCCGTGTACTTCAAATGCCGCTGTAGCGAAGAAAAAATGAAACAGGTTTTAACTATTCTTGGTGAAGAAGAAACCAAGCAATTACTGGCAGAGCAAGGAAAAATAGAAGTCAGTTGTGACTTTTGTAATAAGCACTACAGCTTTGATGCCATTGATATTACACTACTATTTCGCAAATAA
- a CDS encoding UvrD-helicase domain-containing protein: protein MLNPQQKAAVRYIDGPLLVLAGAGSGKTRVITQKIAYLIEHCGYTANTVCAVTFTNKAANEMRARVAAVLPAAKRHGLRVATFHTLGLSIIKRHVALCDLKTGFSIFDSEDCLQLLRGFLPVGKANERDYLMQIQQQISRWKNDLLEPHEVSGCTTDLPIYEEAALIYPRYQQALKAYNAVDFDDLIRLPVRLLSHHAELREYWQNRIRHLLVDEYQDSNTSQYSLVKLLVGVRAHFTVVGDDDQSIYAWRGAKPENLAQLQRDYPQLKLIKLEQNYRSTSRILHAANHLIANNTHLFSKKLWSELGHGELLRVLCCKDENDEAEQVVADLISQKLRQGTQYGDYAILYRGNHQSRIFEKMLRHHGIAYHISGGQSWFARPEVKDIFAYLKLLCNEADDAAFLRVINTPKRGIGETTLDALGHYAQTRGQSLYLCCDHLALSSQIADKPRMALQVFKGWMDTIKTRIQTEPVLEVLREMIEDSGYEAYVYEQSDTPAKAQKRMDNVWELIEWVGRLLAKDATQQLADVINKLILIDILEQADEHDANTVQLMTLHASKGLEFPFVYLVGMEEELLPHRVSIDTEQIEEERRLAYVGITRAQKSLCLTLARQRRRVGELQECQPSRFLDELPQDSLEWYGKSGERNEAKSKALAQSHLAGLKNLLA, encoded by the coding sequence ATGCTTAATCCACAGCAAAAGGCGGCTGTCCGATATATTGATGGGCCTTTATTAGTGCTGGCTGGTGCTGGTAGTGGTAAAACGCGAGTGATTACTCAAAAAATAGCCTATCTTATTGAACACTGCGGTTATACAGCCAACACGGTCTGTGCAGTTACCTTTACCAATAAAGCGGCTAATGAAATGCGTGCGCGAGTCGCTGCTGTCTTGCCAGCTGCTAAGCGGCATGGTTTAAGAGTAGCTACCTTTCATACCCTGGGCTTGAGCATTATTAAACGGCATGTGGCCTTATGTGATTTAAAAACCGGATTTTCCATTTTTGATAGCGAGGACTGTCTGCAATTGTTGCGTGGATTTTTACCGGTTGGTAAAGCCAATGAGCGTGATTATCTTATGCAGATACAACAACAAATTTCACGTTGGAAAAATGATTTACTCGAGCCTCATGAGGTGAGTGGTTGTACTACCGATTTGCCGATTTACGAAGAAGCCGCTTTAATTTACCCTCGTTATCAACAAGCTTTAAAAGCCTATAATGCCGTCGATTTTGATGATTTAATTCGTTTGCCGGTCCGTCTTTTAAGTCATCATGCTGAGTTACGAGAATATTGGCAAAATAGAATTCGTCATTTACTGGTAGACGAGTATCAGGATTCTAATACCAGTCAGTACAGTCTGGTCAAGCTTCTGGTTGGTGTACGTGCGCACTTTACGGTAGTAGGTGATGATGATCAATCTATTTATGCCTGGCGGGGGGCTAAGCCAGAAAACCTTGCTCAGTTACAACGCGATTACCCCCAATTAAAACTAATAAAATTGGAACAGAATTATCGTTCCACTAGCCGAATCTTGCATGCCGCCAACCATTTAATTGCCAATAATACGCATTTGTTTAGTAAAAAATTATGGAGCGAATTGGGGCATGGTGAACTGTTACGTGTTTTGTGTTGTAAGGATGAAAATGATGAGGCCGAGCAGGTGGTCGCGGATTTAATCAGTCAAAAATTACGTCAGGGCACTCAGTATGGGGATTACGCTATTTTGTATCGCGGGAATCATCAATCACGAATTTTTGAAAAAATGTTACGTCATCATGGTATTGCGTACCATATTAGTGGAGGGCAATCCTGGTTTGCACGCCCGGAAGTTAAGGATATTTTTGCCTACCTTAAATTACTTTGTAATGAGGCTGATGATGCGGCTTTTTTAAGGGTAATTAATACGCCCAAACGGGGTATTGGTGAGACAACCTTGGATGCCTTAGGGCATTATGCTCAAACACGAGGTCAAAGTCTTTATCTCTGCTGTGATCATCTGGCACTGAGCAGCCAGATTGCCGATAAGCCACGGATGGCTTTACAAGTATTTAAAGGATGGATGGATACCATAAAAACACGTATTCAAACCGAGCCAGTATTGGAAGTTTTACGTGAAATGATAGAGGACAGTGGTTATGAGGCTTATGTTTATGAGCAAAGCGATACACCGGCCAAAGCTCAAAAACGCATGGACAATGTTTGGGAGTTAATAGAATGGGTTGGACGTTTACTGGCTAAAGATGCTACCCAGCAATTAGCGGATGTTATTAATAAATTGATTCTTATTGATATTTTAGAACAAGCAGATGAACACGATGCTAATACAGTGCAACTAATGACGCTGCATGCTTCAAAAGGTTTGGAGTTTCCTTTTGTGTATCTGGTCGGTATGGAGGAGGAATTATTGCCACATCGGGTGAGTATCGATACGGAGCAAATAGAAGAAGAGCGGCGTTTAGCTTATGTCGGTATTACCCGTGCACAAAAGAGCCTCTGTTTAACGTTGGCTAGACAGCGTCGTCGTGTCGGTGAATTGCAGGAATGCCAACCCAGTCGCTTTTTGGATGAATTACCGCAAGATAGCCTGGAATGGTATGGTAAGAGCGGTGAGCGTAACGAGGCCAAATCAAAGGCCCTGGCGCAGTCTCATTTGGCAGGATTAAAAAACTTATTGGCTTAA
- a CDS encoding alkene reductase has translation MKQSANSTDLFQPTGLGSLKLANRIVMAPLTRSRAGKGDVLGPMNAEYYAQRASAGLIISEATQISQQGKGYAFTPGIYTEEQIAGWKLSTNAVHAQKGLIFAQLWHVGRISHPDLQLDHQLPVAPSAIKPEGKAFTETGFKDLVTPRALETEEIPGIVKDYVHAARCAKKAGFDGIEIHAANGYLIDQFMRDKTNKRTDRYGGSLENRARLLLELVDALKEVWPGDKIGIRFSPVSPANDIADSNPMATFSYMVSALNEFALAYIHCVEGVTIGPRTIPADFSFATLRALFKGQYMANNGYDLPLAVQAREKNLADLICFGRPFIANPDLVERLQTGARLNEAPRELWYGGGEHGYTDWPTLAEELAKKKAE, from the coding sequence ATGAAGCAAAGCGCGAATTCGACGGATTTATTTCAGCCTACTGGTTTAGGCTCACTTAAGCTAGCTAATCGTATTGTTATGGCACCGCTAACACGTAGTCGTGCAGGTAAAGGGGATGTGTTAGGTCCGATGAATGCGGAGTATTATGCGCAGCGAGCCAGTGCAGGGCTAATCATCAGTGAAGCAACTCAAATTTCACAACAAGGTAAAGGTTATGCCTTTACTCCGGGTATTTATACTGAAGAACAGATTGCCGGTTGGAAATTGTCTACTAACGCCGTGCATGCCCAAAAAGGCCTTATCTTTGCGCAATTATGGCATGTGGGGCGTATTTCCCATCCTGATTTGCAGCTTGACCATCAATTACCGGTTGCCCCTTCTGCAATCAAGCCTGAAGGAAAAGCGTTCACGGAAACTGGGTTTAAAGATCTTGTTACCCCTCGTGCCTTGGAAACAGAGGAAATTCCGGGCATCGTCAAAGACTATGTCCATGCGGCTCGCTGTGCCAAAAAGGCAGGCTTTGATGGGATTGAAATTCATGCCGCCAATGGCTATCTCATCGATCAATTTATGCGCGATAAAACCAACAAACGAACGGATCGTTATGGTGGTAGTTTGGAGAATCGCGCTCGCCTCTTATTAGAACTGGTCGATGCCCTCAAAGAGGTCTGGCCAGGGGATAAAATAGGTATTCGGTTCTCACCAGTTAGCCCGGCTAATGATATTGCCGATAGTAATCCAATGGCTACTTTTTCTTATATGGTCAGTGCGCTTAATGAGTTTGCTTTGGCTTATATCCATTGTGTTGAAGGCGTTACTATTGGGCCGCGTACTATCCCTGCAGATTTTAGCTTTGCTACCCTGCGCGCTTTATTCAAAGGCCAGTATATGGCCAATAATGGTTATGACTTGCCGCTTGCCGTGCAAGCTCGCGAGAAAAATCTGGCTGATTTAATCTGTTTTGGTCGCCCTTTTATCGCCAATCCTGATTTAGTTGAACGTTTGCAAACTGGAGCAAGGCTGAACGAAGCGCCCCGGGAGTTATGGTATGGCGGTGGGGAACATGGTTATACCGATTGGCCGACCTTGGCTGAGGAGTTAGCTAAAAAGAAGGCTGAATGA
- the lapA gene encoding aminopeptidase LapA has product MRFYSRMIFLIVVFIFSANPLFAEAKPVLEQLQIPQCLAAKLSAEFSILAQNRHFKIIELHTKELDKLALLADEAHCGRFVNVSHYFVNSKATDKQKISRQLLAKPPVFKTAFLSSPPYKINQERKVNDALARIDADHIIQVVSHLSNYYNRSASGDSGVQTAKWLQTQFDGLVHAYGRSDTKSYFVKTGNYIQPSLVTVIGKDIHAPAIVLGAHMDTLDGFMPGAGDDASGSASLMEVARVLLASSLTFERPIYLIWYAAEERGLVGSQYVVRKFLRKKIPVKAVIQFDMTGFRNDANDPTMWVFRDYTDKMLSDYIAELIKTYIKVPVAYSRCGYGCSDHASWMSAGIPAAFPCETSFERHNPYIHSAADTMDLLNTDHMVNFTKLGLAFAIELASD; this is encoded by the coding sequence ATGCGTTTTTATTCGCGGATGATTTTTCTGATAGTTGTCTTTATTTTCTCGGCCAATCCGTTGTTTGCGGAAGCCAAGCCTGTACTGGAGCAGCTACAGATACCTCAATGCTTGGCAGCCAAATTATCTGCAGAGTTCAGCATACTCGCTCAAAATAGGCATTTTAAAATTATTGAGCTTCATACAAAGGAATTGGATAAACTTGCTTTATTAGCTGATGAAGCACATTGTGGTCGTTTTGTGAATGTGAGTCACTATTTTGTTAACAGCAAAGCGACTGACAAACAAAAAATTTCCCGGCAGTTATTAGCAAAACCGCCAGTCTTTAAAACAGCGTTTCTCTCTTCGCCGCCTTATAAAATAAATCAGGAAAGAAAAGTTAATGACGCTTTGGCAAGAATTGATGCTGACCATATTATTCAAGTCGTATCCCATTTGAGTAACTATTACAATCGTTCTGCAAGTGGGGATAGCGGCGTACAAACAGCAAAATGGTTACAGACACAATTTGATGGATTAGTACATGCCTACGGTCGCAGTGATACGAAAAGTTATTTTGTAAAGACAGGAAATTACATTCAACCTTCCTTAGTTACTGTAATAGGCAAGGATATCCACGCGCCCGCGATAGTACTTGGTGCGCATATGGATACCCTGGACGGCTTTATGCCAGGTGCTGGCGATGATGCAAGTGGCTCTGCCTCACTGATGGAAGTGGCCCGAGTGCTATTGGCCTCATCGCTGACATTTGAGCGGCCAATCTATTTGATCTGGTATGCAGCGGAGGAGCGTGGTTTGGTTGGCTCCCAATATGTAGTGCGAAAGTTCCTGCGTAAAAAGATTCCGGTTAAAGCAGTCATTCAATTCGATATGACAGGGTTTCGTAATGATGCCAATGATCCCACCATGTGGGTCTTTCGTGATTATACCGATAAGATGTTGAGTGATTACATTGCTGAACTTATCAAAACCTATATCAAGGTCCCTGTCGCTTATTCCCGTTGTGGCTATGGTTGTAGTGATCATGCCTCCTGGATGTCTGCGGGTATTCCCGCTGCTTTTCCCTGTGAAACCAGCTTTGAACGGCATAATCCTTATATCCACTCTGCAGCAGATACGATGGATTTATTGAACACCGATCATATGGTTAATTTCACTAAACTGGGATTAGCCTTTGCAATAGAACTGGCAAGCGATTAG